In Amblyomma americanum isolate KBUSLIRL-KWMA chromosome 8, ASM5285725v1, whole genome shotgun sequence, the DNA window GGCTCCCATCAGCCAAGTACAGTCTCCGTCAAAagcatacagcccaaggggtttgcttctaagttgCTTAGCGGGACCCCTAGCACATCAAACAGTCCAAACtcggaggattgaggacgcaaagccgttcctctttcgagagattacggtcactgaggatgcataacgagacACGCAGCTGGTTTCACATGCAAAACCCTTGatctgtatacttttgacggggaggTGGCGTACATACGGCATTTGATCCGAGAATTTAGACCATGCGGCTGCGGGATTGCTCTCGCATTTCACATTGCGGTCAGGTGGAAAGTAAACTACGTGATTGGGGTCTTTTGTGCGTTTATTTTCAACGAGAGAAGCTTTGGTGGCCCACGTCAGCCGAGCCAGAAAATAAATACAGAGGAGAAGCGCGAAAGCTTGTCTCAGTGGTGAGTCTCGTCCGATGCGCTGATGCTTGGCGGAAGCCCGAGAAGTCTGCGAGCTCTGTGACGTCCCTGTCACGGTGTGGTCACGGTGAGCTGTCAAAGATaacaggaaaaacaaaacaaaattagaGCACCCCATGTCGGTTATAGCGGTCCGCGTTAGTGATAGCAAGCGTCCGTTTCTATCTCAAGACAAATCTCTGCAGAGAGACGgccctcccttacaaaaatgatctatagacagtctatagacttcttacagccTCTTATTTCTTCttaaatatatttatttttgtctattcatagtctatatactgtctatagagaaacgtctactaaaagtgtacggccacaaatctttagactgtctatagacagtctataggatttgtactgcctatagactgttctctatggtttgtctatggagagtctatagactcaatagacagaagtctatggactacctaaagaaatttttgtaagggctctATCACTTTTCAAACCGGATTACCTTaagttgttttgtttctttaagcAAATTTTTCAGTTGCTGAATTAATGCTCGAATGGATCCATAGTCAACTAAAGTCAACTTGCACTACAAATGTGGTTTCAAGTAGATCTGGAAAGGTCCGCGGACAACGTGAGAAGTGCACGTATAGGAAGGGAGAAACTGAAAAATGTGGTGTATGGTTGTATAGATGAGCACAAGACTTCAGTTGTGCGGGCACAAGAATGGTGCTGAAGGCTCAGCAGTAGCAGAGAAGGGGGAATTTTACCACAACAGGTGTCCCAGTGGTACAGCAGGTGCAGCTGTACTACTTCACGTGTCAGAATATACATGTATACTGCGGGAGCAGAGAGAAATTGTAGGTGCTCTAAGTTCGGAAATACCTCGATACTACTATTTGGATGAGCACGTCACGGTTAATGTAAAGGTTCTCGTAGTCCGTGCAATTATCAAGTGGGAAACACGGGACATGGAGCAAGCTTAACTAGGCGAGCCTGCTTGTTCGTCTTTCATGCGCTCAGAGTCAAAATGCACTACTTCTTTCCAGCGGCATCCCTGGCATACGTGGGGCGTTGCATAGAATTCTCCCTACAGCTACTAAGAATGGCATACCGTTTTAAGCTTTAAAAAAAACGCAGCGATTCCACTTCAAAATCATTCTATAATGCTCATTTTCTGGGGGGTGAGCGGGGGTGAGGTGAAGCCCAGTTGCCGTTGTCCTTCTAATGAGCCACACGACAATGTGAAGAATATGAATAGATAGAGTAAGAGGGAACGTATTGTCTTATTTCGCCTACATTGCTTAGCTGCCGGTCATAGGCAAGTGGGCACCTGACAAATTTCTGCCGCTCTTTTTGCTGCGTGCGCCTTTCGACTAGCAAAAATATACACTCAATGGCGCGTGCACTAAAGGTAACTTCCTCTCCCTTTCCATTTTGTTTTTTGACGAACAACGTCGCAGCAGACATAAATCAGGTTTCTGTGTGGAATGGTATTCCATGCAAATACAGCCTTGTTTTCAAGTTGTTGTCTTTATGCGGTTTCGATTGAAGCTGCCAATTCGGTCATTTATTGCCTTTTGCCGTGTTCTGCCTGGTGGCTTTATTATTTCACCTGTCGGTTGCAATGCATAGAATTGTGCTCACTAAGTACTGACTAATCGTTTCCTGATACGTGCACTAAATATAATTGCATTTATTTCTAACGagctccatcatcatcatcaacatcatcagcctggctacgcccactccAGTCTAAAGACCTCTCTCATATCTATCCAAATAACCCTTCCTTGTGCAAGCTTCGCCCACCCTATTCCCgcaaaacttaatctcatccgcccacctaaccttctgccgccccctgctacgtttgccttctgttggaatccactccgttacccttaaggaccagcggttatcttgcctccacagcgcatgccttgcccaagcccatttcttcgtcttgatttggactaggacgtcattaacccgcatttgtccCCTCACCCACGAACGCCAAATGGGTATTTAAATACGCATTTTTGAAAGACTCCTTTTGCGCACGTCCAGTCAATAGTCATTGATAAAGGAGGGTTAAAGAGACAAATTGGCCGTATTAACCGCGCTTACGGTTGTTCTTTTGAGGCTCGCATTAATATGCTGTCGAATGCGTTTGTTCTTTGCAGTTTTTATGTTAAGCCACACAACCTTGCCTTTTCTTACGCCATTTCTCTTATGCCACCTTCCGTATACGTGTCTTCAACTTTGAGCGTGATGTTGCACAAGATTAGAGCTACTTGGTGCGAATGTCTCTCAAACATAATGCTCGAATTTTAAAAACACAGAGGCCGCATTCTTTTGTTTATAATCATGTGAAATATTTAACCCAAGGACGCCCGCATTCATGATTTTTTCCTTGTTGATAGTCGACAAATCAAACTAAACTGCAGTGATTACAGGCCATTGGAACGCATCACTATAGGTGATCGTTATCTTTGCTTAAAAATCAAGTTCATAACTtcaaaactgcgcgcaacaaagaATTGCAAGGAGTGAATTCTCGCCAGACAAACGCAAGTCCTGGACGTCAAACTTTATGGAGCTTTGAGCAGTGAAGCTCACGCAGCGATCCCCACGGCCAAATGAACACAGCTAGGCGTGAAGTGATCGCTGCTATCATGGAGCAAGCGCTCTTGCAAACGTCAAGACTGTGCTCACCTCTTATTTCTTGTAGTACTTCGACGCGTAGTGGCCGTACACTGGCGCAGCGTAGCCGAGCCCGTATCCGGCGCCGTATCCGAGGCCGTATCCGGCACCGTAGCCTCCGTAGCCTCCATAGCCGACGGTCTTGGCCACGGCCGGAACGGCGACGGCGCCTCCGTAGTGGGCGGCGACAGGTGCGGCGTAGGCTGCAACAGGTGCAGCGACCACCGTCttggctacagctggcacagCGTAGCGGGCAACGGCGGGAGCGACGGCGACAGCTCCGTATccgccataaccaccgagtccGTATCCTCCGTAGCCACCGTGACCATATCCGCCATAGCCTCCGAGACCGTATCCGCCATAGCCGTATCCGGAGAGACCATAGCCGACAGCGGCCGGAGCAGCGtaggtggccacagctggagcGACGGAAACGGTCTTGGCCACAGCGGGCGCGGCGTAAGTGGCAacagcagcaggtgcggcgtatCCGCCGTATCCTCCGTAGCCGCCGTATCCGCCATATCCTCCATAGCCGTATCCGCCGTAATGTCCGCCTACGGCAGGTGCGGCGAAAGTGGTGGAGACAGTCTTGGTTACGGCAGGGGCTGCGTACGCAGCGACGGGAGCGGAATAGGTGGCACCGTAGGCGAGGGTCTTGGCGACGGGAGCGGCTACGCCGTATCCGTAGCCAACGGCAGGAGCGGCGTAGGTGGCGCCATAGGCGACGGGCGCCGCGGCGTAGCCAGCGCCGTAGCCGCCAGCGAAGGCCGAAGCGACGAGGCTGAAGAGGGCTGCTGCAATCTGAACCAGAAAGGCCATTTCGAAGACGGTTTACTTAAGCAGTACAATGTTACGCAGAAAGGCACGAAGTTAGTCCCATTATACACGGGCTCTAAAGACAGAACTATAAGGACTGTTAGGTCTCAGCCCATGGAAAACTGACCTTAAGCTGTGGTGCGACATAAACGCAgcattcattttttatggctccagGAGGGATACTTGCTGTGAAACAGCGTTCGGTTCGTTTTTCAGTCAGATCTAGACTTGACGAGATGATTTTGTAAGGTCATGTGTAAAGGTATCATAAAGGTAACTCCAAAGAAGACTTTACAAATGTGACTCTTAACTATGGTTCGACAAAGCCCTTGATGGCGTTCATTTGGCTGGCGACATTTTGCCGCGAAGTTTCTCTCAATCCTCTAACCATTTTAAGAACGAAGCATCGGTTGACCACAGCCAAGATCCCCGCTGACAACCCCATTTGAAGGCTTATAAAGATATTCAGCTGTGGGACAATGGTTTTCTAACTTCCCTGAAATACTACTATCCGGACGCATGAGAAAGCCTGAATGCGTGATATACCCGGCTACACTTAGGATACTCTCATAAGTCCGGCTACACATACCCACGTTACAATTGGTCACAGCTCGAAAAGACAGCAAGAACGCCAGAACGGATAAACATAGTGTAACATCCCCCGGCTACTCTGGGGATATTCTGATATGTCCGGCTACACATACCCACGTTAGAATTGGTCACAGCTCGAAAAAGACAGCAGGAACGCCAGAACGAATAAACGCAGCACTTGTGTTCGGGCTGTGCTTTTCGAGCTGTGATCAACTTTAATATGAACAAGCGACTCGCGAGCCTCTACCCTTGTAAACTGCATACATCCAGAAAATCCAGGCACTCCCGGAAAGCGGATACTTACGACGTTCTGCATGTTTCCTGGCGGGAAGTGGAGGGCTCTTTCGCTGAGTATCTCACGAGTACGGAACCACAGACTTGCTCTTAGCACGAACCGTTCACGACTTCTCGCTTGCTCCGGCGCTGGCGTCCAGCTTTATATATGCGTCTCCACTGATCCACTTGCAGCCGCGGAGACAATGGGGGAGAAGGAATTTTGACGGCTCTAACGGACAAGCCGTTAGAAAAGCCGTCAGCGGAAAGGGAGCGTTGTCCCTTCCCTTTCCGCTCGGAGGGCCCCCCATCTGCAGGGTCCGGCCATTCCCttccttcttattttctttgCTTCCTGTGCTGGCCGCACTGCCGCCAAGAACTGCTCCCCTCTTCCGCCGCATGCTCACAACCTGAGAGGAGGTGACTCATCGTTTAGCAACTTCAAGCAACAAAAACTCCAAGCAACGCCGCGGCGGCCCACGGACCAGAagggccgcagcggtggcgtGAGGACAAGCGACAGCAAAAGCCACGGAACCCTTCCCTCGCTTTCCGCGGCTTTTGGGCCGCCGCAGAGGCAAAGGAGAACGGCCTGGGCGTGTCTGTAACCCCTCCCTGTCGAACTCTCCGTCGTCCCACACCTTCCTCGCGCATACCTTGACCGTCGGCGGCGAGACACACGAGAGGAGGGAGGTGTGCCTTTCGACTCGGCTACAATCGACTCCCGTCGGCTGTGCTCCTCGTGAGTAGGAGAGAATGGGAAGGACGCGGGATAAACAAAACGCAGCCGTCGGCGTGCCCGCCGCATAGGACCGACGTGACGTCACGAAGCACGAACGACGCCCATCGCCAAACAAACGCCGTTATCGGAAGTCAAAGGAGCCGCGAGATGGGGGAGAAAACGTTCAGCACAAAGAGGCAAGGGGTGACTCCATAGGCAGCAAAGAAGGCCTGCGAGCTGGCCACGCATTCACGAATGTGTTgttgtgcgtctgtgtgtgcgttGTGAGCACGCCCTTTCAGGAGTCGGGCAGCCGAGCGCGGCTCTTTGTGAGGACCCGCCCTCTCCCGTCTCGGAACGTGTTTCAAGGACCCGCGTTGCTAATTAACTGGAATTAGCGGTAGCCGGCcgctccgcgtgcatctgcgttGCACGCTGCCCGCTTCCTGCCTGGCCGGCCCCGGCCTCTGAGGAAgagccccccctcccctccttttCAGTGAATGACTGGTCCTCCGTACGGGCGTTACCATTGGGCGAACCGCTTGCAGGACTCCCAGCGCTCACAATGGAAAGGCAATTTATCTTTCTGTTGTTTTGGAGATCTCTCTGTCTCTGTGCTGAGATTCAAGGCTTCCGACGCGTATACCCGATCGCCGCACACGGTGCAAATAATCCGACCGGCCGGGCGGAGGTAGAATACAACGCTCCCGCCGGTCACGTCCTGGACTTCTTGCCAACGTTCGGGCATAGAGCTCGCGGCCCGGCCAACAACGTGTGCAGTATACGTGATGCCATTGTATTCAAAgtttttgccttcgcattacgaaTGTAAGGCAAGTCGTAAGAAGGGCCCCTGTTGATGAGCGGCAGGTAGGGGGCAGGAAAGGGGAGGCGATAATGAAACGGCGGAGTTTCAGGACACCGGCGCCCTCTCCAAGGGCGCTCTCACTGATTGTTTCGGTCGGCCGCGATGTTTACGATCACTTTATCCGGGTAATCGCCGCCGTCTCGAGGTGCACTCTCTCCCCGACTGTGCGCTCTTTTTCTGCGCACTACCCGTCGTTTCCTTATATCCGGAAGAAGAAAGTGAGGTCGTGCTGCCGCTGGTGCCAGAGACCCATTTCGATGGCCTTTTCGCCCGTATTGTAGGGTATTAGGGTCCATCGCAAGAATTCTGTGCAGTGCTGTGGAAGCTACGGCCTATGGGTGTAATAAGAGAAGCGAATAATATCACGCCACTATATGCAATCCTGTGCTTCTGTGTAATAGAAGCCAGCGATTGCTGTCATGTCGGCGCAGCATATCAATTCTCTATCAATGTCGCGAGATATATAAGGTGCCAATTTTATTTAATATCATATATTTCACTGTTCCTGCCGTTACTGTTGCTGTTTAAAATACTTGCCCTCCTCCTTCCCAATGTTACCGTATACACTCAACCTAAAATGATCGATGGTTCGACGCAGACTGTGCGCGGCCGCTGCCGCTGAGATCGAGGGTATTAGCTATTCACGACAACCTTTAGTGCAAAGAGTTTCACACCAAAATTAACATTCCTTTAGCATAGCTCAATCAATAAAATTTCTAACTTTGGAGGTGCGCACATCATTTATTGCTCGTTGCTTCTTACTGCTTTGTATTCGGTACCCAAAGCATGCATTCGGATCGAGAACGAATGCGAATGAATTTCCCAAACTCCCTCGACAGCAAACAACATTCTAACCTAATTATGTTAAAtgttgccgtgtagcagcggaaTAATGAAATTAGATCGTAATACCATTCGATTCGAATAACATTAAATTTTccattgagcagacaagggaagggaaaagaggggcttATGACATTCCTGGTCTGCTCAATAGCTAACGAGAACCTcaattctggcagtcttgatt includes these proteins:
- the LOC144101402 gene encoding uncharacterized protein LOC144101402, whose translation is MQNVIAAALFSLVASAFAGGYGAGYAAAPVAYGATYAAPAVGYGYGVAAPVAKTLAYGATYSAPVAAYAAPAVTKTVSTTFAAPAVGGHYGGYGYGGYGGYGGYGGYGGYAAPAAVATYAAPAVAKTVSVAPAVATYAAPAAVGYGLSGYGYGGYGLGGYGGYGHGGYGGYGLGGYGGYGAVAVAPAVARYAVPAVAKTVVAAPVAAYAAPVAAHYGGAVAVPAVAKTVGYGGYGGYGAGYGLGYGAGYGLGYAAPVYGHYASKYYKK